CAGGTTGGTGGTCAAGGTGCTGGCTTGAGTTCTCCTGGTGTGAGGGGAGTCCCAGCAGCATGTGGTCACCCATGGTCTGGGCCGTACAGTCTTCCCCCAATTATATATTGTGTCTCATCCCCTCAACTATCTGCCCCAATTGGGTACGTATGGTGTCTCGGATCTAGAGTCATGACAGAAAAAGACTGCAGAATAGGGAAATAAATTTGGCAGGAGTTAAGACTAGCAGATTCCCCAGACCTTGGCAAAACCAGCTCTGCTGCAGCCTGACCCAAACAGTCAACCTGAGCCACTTGTACCATTGGCCAGGAGACTGCCCTGAATTAAGCTCTTGCCTGGCTTATTTATTACCACCACTCTCCACTGACAAGTTACCACAGGCCTGCCCTAGTGTACAGAGATTCCACTTTCATGGGCATGCCAGTCAGTTCTTAGGTAACAGTGGCAAGGGAGAGAACCGAAGTGTCAAAAGGCTCCCTTCAGGAAGGATGGAGGCCACTCACAGTGAAGGCGCCAAGTTCAAAGTGCAGCAGcgtcatgaacataagaacaaggAGCAGTCGGCCACCCAGCTGCATGTACTGCCGTGGCGAGATGTCATCGATGGTAGGGACTCCAGCAAACATGGACTTCCCTTCTGAACGGGACTCTGCGAGTAAGAGCAGCAGCCCGCCCCCAAGGGCCAAGTTCCTGCGGGGAAGAAGAAAGGCGAGGGACTCAAACAAGATGGCAATGGTGGACAGAGCGGAGGGGCCAAATGGCACCGTCTGTAATGGGGCAATACCAGGCACCCAGACTTTCTTGTGGCCCTACTGCTTTCCTAACCCCATATTTAGTTTCCCCAATTGCTGTGATGTACCTTATAGTCTGCTCCATCCAGCATATATACCCAAGTGGCATCTATGACGACTCTAGCCTGCTTGATATGCCTATTGATATTTAAAACTCAGTCTAGTTGGCAGAGCTAGCTATGTGTCTTATCCGATATACATATTTCTCCATCAGCTAGTCTTACTGGCTGGTTGACAGCGGCCCATTTATTCTTTACTGAAGAGCTCTAGGGGAATTTTCCACTTCCTGATTGGATGTGACAATTAGATATTCTTCCAGCAATTTATTAGCTGGTCGAATGGCAGTGCGAAAGGTTTCTTACACTTGGCTTCACCGACTAGTTTTTCAGAAGCCTCTAGCACTTGGTTACTTTTTCTCCAATCCTGACAGTTTCCCCTTCATTCAAGGGCAAGACTCCAGTTTCCCCAATATTATTTTGGAGATTGTATGAAGAGCCTGTCACTATGAGGTAAATTCTTGTCCCTTTATTGCTTGACAACATGTACTTGGGGGGCCATGGAGGTTAGCCCTCTGCCCTCCTGGCCCTGCATGTTTTCAGAAATTGTGACTCCTGGAATCCTGTAACTAACACAGGTATGACTCTCACTCCCACAGCATTTAGAACTTTTTGAAAAGATTTCTTCTTTTAAGTTTATTCCAAGTGATCTGATGTTCCAAGATACATTTATCTATCTGCTGCATTTATTTGCCTCTAGATGAGAACCTTCTGCACCTGTCTTAAACTTAAACATTCTGTTGTGTTATATGCCATTGATAAAAGGATATTTTTGGCTTTACAAGAGAAGCTGAAGCACCTCCAAATACCTAGAGGACAAAAAAAGGTGGTATTATTATTTAGTACCCATTtggagtggtggggcagcagggactTCTGCCTTGGTGATTTTCAAAAATGAAACTGGGAGCTTTCTGAGGGTTCATTGGTAGGTATGTGTGGGGAGGGAGCTAGAAACCTCTGCTGGGCCCAGAGTCTCTCTCGCCTCTGTCTCACCTGTGACGACGACAGCATTTCCTTCAGCAACTCATAATTAGAGGCAGCAGGGCCATCACTGCATATTCATGGAGGGCTGGCTGTCTGGGTCCTCCtgcctactctctctctctctctctctctctcatctgccCTGGCCAGTTGCTGTCTGCTGTTTTGGGTGGCAGCAGAGGACTCCAGCGATAGCAGACTGCTACTTTTCTGCCATCCCAGTCCTTACTAAATGCTTCAGATATGCCACCGACATGGGCGGCAGGCCTTCTAACATGCCAGCAGTGGCCACCTTATGTCAAGTGCAAAAGAGGAATGCAAGTTGCAGTAGACATGCAAGCCCCTGGCCTGGCTATGGATTTGCCTCTAGGAGCTCCTTCTGGGAAAGGGATCTATAACTCAATGgctagcacatgctttgcatgcttcAGGTCCCTGCTCTACTCCCTAGTCTTGCCAGAGGGGGCTGGAGAAAGatgcctgtctgaaaccctggaaaggcagtgctgacagtcctgagctagatggaccaagagtctgatttagtaaaaagcagcttcctatgttcataatcCAGATGTGCCACAATCTCCTGCTGCCCGTACCACTTCTGACACACGTCAGTCATCCACAGAATACACCATCCCAATCTGGGCagatcacccctgctaactgagcaaagaggcacctttcaaaatggcgattctctttatttagcagaggggaagcaactggccctatccatccccagcacagcatccctccagcggctgttgctggtgcctatcttatgtttctttttttgattgcgagtactttgggggcagggatccatcttgtttatttatttttctatgtaaaccactttgggaacttttgtcaaaaagcagtatagaaatatttgtagtagtagcagaagAATCTTTTGTAATAAAGAACAGGGCCTCTGCCTTATTTTCACTGGCAGAAACCTACTGCTGCCTAACGAACCTGTATGGAGTCAGAGGGTGCTAGTTGCAGACTCTGTATGTGTTTGTCTTCACAGAAGCATTAGGGCCGCCTTTTCAGTCAGCAGACACTGGTGCCAACGTTAATGTCAGTGTTCCAAGGGAAAGGTGCCAGAAATAGAACCCAGCTAGACACATGTGAAGGGGGATCTTATGCAATGAGGGCAGCTCAAGGTATACACTGACCCATGACAGTATCAGGCAGCACTTGCACTACTGATTACAGCCTCAACCACAGTGCTGTGGAAGGCTCCCTACGTAACCTAGCTGACCCCCTTTTCTGGGTAACCTGACTCCACCATCAGACCAGCAACTGAGATCTTCTCAGGCACACAGGTAGGGAACTTCCCAACTTGAACAGGCAGCCTTGCTGATATGGGGGTGTATGTACTGTAAGCCATCCCCCCATCAAAGGTGGAACATATCAAACCACCCCAGCACAGATTCCCTGACCACAAACATACTTTATGGCTTTGACTCACCTCATTAAGAACTTGAGGTCCCATAAAATACTGTAGGCAATTGTCTGAAAAACAGAAAGCCAATGGATAGTAATGAAGGAGACACCAGCATCACAGCACACTTCTGCTAAGGGCTCCCACAGTCTCTGGGACAGGAGCTACTTCTCTCAGCAAGAGCTGCTGTGAGTTCCTGGCAAACAGTTCGGAGGCAGGAGCCACTCTGGTAGGAAGTGTGCACATAAACATAAGCCCAGGTACACAGACAAAATGGGTTCGGAAACACTGGGGCACTACTATCAAGAGAAAGTAGAAGTGATGTTTCCCAGTTCGAGGCATTATCCAAATGCATGCAAGATAAGAACAGAGTGACCCATTCACAACAGCAGCCACGGGCGCTAATGCTATCTTTTCCAGCTATGCCATCACCAGTGACTATTGTGGAAAGCGTCACTCTGTTCTTATCCTGTATGCATTCGGGCTCTGCATAGGTATGTCACACACCTTGTGATACCCTTTGCATTGCATGCCCTTTGGCCCCACTGTTGACTCTCgacccacccccactttttaacATTGTACCCATGTGAATATATATCTGTCAACTGTGGATAACACTTCACACATCTGACAAAGAGGCtccagtccatgaaagcttaagCTATAACAAATTGGTTAGTCTTCGAAGGTGCCataagactctttgttgttttcatcaATATATGGTGTGCTGAGAGACATTAGGAAGGACAGATAGCACTTCTGAACATCTTGCTCTTGATGTGAAGACTGATCAGGCACCAAGAACTCTGTGTTTtagataagatttttttttaattattattattttggcagTCATGGAGAAAAACCATGGGGTCAAAACATAATTGGCAATCTAAGACTGAATTTATGACTAATGGTTTTTGAATTTAAATCTGTGGGCAATAAGCACAAGCATTTTATCTTGATATTTTATAACTGTTATGTTGCAAAAAAAATAGAATTTGATACAATTGCAGCTGGCTTTACAGCTTAATATTTTTCCCTTCACATGTAAAATGTGACCCTCCTACCATGATCACTCAATGCTTGAAATGGATCCCAGTGTGTCTGTTCACAGTGGGATTTATGGCCGATTCCTTAAACTTTCCAGCTCACCTGCATGAAAATGATTCCAAATAAGCCAAAGCATGCGTAAGGAACAAATTTCCTGGCTAGGACAAGAACACACCcaactaaaagagagagagagggagagaaagagaaagtgctTTAGTGACAACAGAGGAAATGCAAAGAAGGGAACAAAACACAGGTGCCTTTCCCCAAAAATATTTTGGAGTAGTCTTCCACAACTCAGGGACATGgaagacacacacagagtatgCCATACAAGTGGCCCAAAAGAGTTCTGTGGCCATTTTGAGATTTTACCTCACTAAAGAGAGTAAGTTTGTTCCTGCAGCTTTCAAGTTATTTGAGACCAAGTCACTGGCACAGATCTTATATGGGGCCCAAGTGGGATTGTACACTCATTATAAGCTAGCAGAAACCATTCAAAATAAGTTTCTAAGAGCAATTATCTGGGCCTCTAGGTGTGTATCTAGTGTAGTATTAAGGCGATAACCATGCAATTGGTTGAAGATGATATTTTCCCCAGCAGGGCTAGCCCATTTGATTTTTATCGATAAATTTCAATCAAGCAGAAAGCTGACTTTAGGTAGGAAGCTCCTAACATATGGCCTGTCTACAGAGCTGCTTATGTCACTAGGTTATAAAAAAGCTAAAGAGGTATCTATGCAGAGATGTGTGGACACCGAATACCAAAACAAAATGAAGATGGTATCGGAGGCCATGAGAGGGCTTTTTGCTAATTCAAGATGGGggcctttttcttaaagttcttgTTCCCCCTGCCCAAAAAGTGCTTGAACCGTGGTTCGTGCATATCCCGACAATATATTTAACAGCCATGATTAAGTGCTTATGGTGATAGTTAACATTTAATAGGTCCCCCCTTGTAACTGTATTGATGTATCTAATGTATCTGATTTTTGATCATGATAAAATGACTTGACAGATACATTTTCCCACATGGCCTTTTCCTTGTACATAACCAGAAGGAGCTTTAATGAGagtctaaaaataaataagagtgaTACGAGTGTTGTCTTGGTTGTACAGAAATATGTTTTAACACAACACTTTTGTGGAGCGCTATTACCATTTAGCATATTTGAATCCCATGCTTTCTTGAAGACATTTAAGGCAATATACATGGAGGTTATCCCAGATTATCCTTGCATCAATTCTCTATAGGAagtttatcctgctcttcctccaaggagctcagggtggcatacatggcTGTGTCCCGCTTCCCTGTTTTTTGATCttcacaaccttgtgaggtataTTAcgctgagagacagtgactgtTCCAAGGCCAACCAGTGAGCTCCATGTCAGAGTAGGGACTGGAACCCAGGTCTCTCCAGTCCAAGGCTGAAACTGTATGACTACAGGTGGCCTTTGTTACCCGCGGTTTCAATAACCGCTGTTTGGCATACCTGCAGATGGATCTTAGAGACCTGTTTTCTTTATCTGCGGTATAAAAATAGGCAAAAATTCACCTATTTGCAATTTTGAATGGCTGGAAATGATCCAGAAATTACttccgatgtcatttccagcagccattttacagtgcagtgccattttgtggctcttaaaggtaaagtgtgctgtcgagtcgatgtcgactcctggtgaccacagagcccttggtttccttttggtagaatacaggaggggtttaccattgcctcttcctgcacagtatgagatgatgccttttagcatcttcctatatcactgctgcccgatatagtaccagcggggatttgaactggcaaccttctgcttttccccacTGCTCCTCTTAAGGTGACTCTTGTGGCTCTTAGGATCATTATATTacatatgaacacacacacaaatatctaCCTCCCCCGTGATTTTTTGCagaaaatcggggggggggggcgcattgctggagacctggagaacaaggtacggTATTTTATTccacttatttctgcctcctccccacttttttagccctttctgtgtgtttgtataggaacctaacccctggatttccaTAGGGGTAAGTTTTCGTTATTCGCGGTTTCTGTATTTGTGCCTCTAAGTGTAAACAGAACCCCcgcgaataacaagggccacttgTACTTTACTTGGGAATAAGGTTAACTGAACCCCTACTTAGACTAACTTCCAAGCAAATATAATTAGATGTGGACGCACATCTGGCACTCTGTCCAGTCCCCACATTGGCTCTCTATAGGGTAGATAAGGTACAGAGAAAGAACGACTGGCTGAAGGCTGCTTGGTGAGCTTTATGGCCAAATTTGATTCCTGGTCTCCCAGATCCAATTCCAACACGCCACCTACATGTTGGACTCATTGTAGAGACCATCCTGGCTTTCCAACATGATGTTTCATTGATTGGTTATTTGGCAAATGGTTCAGTTACATTGATACATCAGCAGATGTGTACAAATATACACGATTCCCCATTGCTGCGGTAGACACACTGATGGCCACTGTCAGCCTCAATCTTCATTTTTTTAACGGCTTCTCACATGAGATAGAAATCTAGTCCTAGGCTGGCAGATGCATTGACatgtgtcagggctgctcaactttggccctcctgcagatgttggcctacagctcccataatccctggctattggccactgtcttgggattatgggagttgtagtccaaaaatagctagcggggcctaagttgagcaggcctggcatatgttatgcaagcatgcttgcagtactGCAAGCGAGATCGCTCTCATAACGGGCACATTTTTGTGCTGTCTGCTTTCTCTGGTTGTATTTTCAGTATGGTTTTGTTTAACTGCTGAGAGCCCCCTTGCTTATCAGAAAGGCAgaatcaaaatattttaaataaataaagaatgaatgaataactggcCTTGCAATGTTCTCTCATCCTGTTCCATCAGACATGGGATGTAGTTTACCATTTTGTCTTTGCCCATTTGGATTCAGAGGGCAAGTCTTTCAAATATCTTATGAAAACTAATGCTGTGAGTTATAAAAACAGTACTCCATTACGCTACTGTTACTTTTGGTGTGTGCACTGCCATTAGCTTCTGAGTTGCACTTTTATTCTGTTGGAATGCCTGCCTTCTATACCAATAAACTAAGCCAAACATGAAGCTAACAAATACTGAGCAACATGACTTCATGCCCATTTGGCTCCGATAATGCAAATGGACCGTGTAAACATTCTCAGTCTCATGAGATCAATATTTTAAGAATGCAATCTGAACACAgagtaaaccagggctgctcaactttggccctcctgcagctgttggcctacaattcccataatccctattggccactgtggctggggattatgggagttcaaacACACCTGgggggcctacgttgagcaggcctggagtaAACACATTCATTTCAAGAACTGATGTTATGCAGCTGTGTTGCTTTGCTTGGGAAGCTGCTGAATGGTCATTGGCTACACCCAAGGAGGCCCAGTTTGCATTCTGAATTCTGCCCTCAAATACAGGCAAATCACAATCTGATCATTGATGAAAGTGCTAGGCACAACGGCTCACATACCACACAGTGCTGTCAGTCTCGTAGCAGAGCATTTGCGGAGATGCACAAGAGGgcagaattgcacaaatgcagtcgTGCAATAaagggccattatttccagtggccctCTATCATGCAACCATGCAAATGCTCTGCTATAAGGCTGAAGGAGCACTACGCAGCATGCCTTAAAAATGGTCTCTATGGTCCCACCTTCTCAGCAAAACCAAGAGAGAAGACCAGATCACAGTCCCCCCTTTCCTACCCCCTAGCACAGGAACTCTTACCCAGCTGCCCACACATGTTGATTAATACAAAAAGAGTGGCTAAGAATATGCCGCTTCCCCATGACATGTTGATGTAGTCCCGCTGCTCATTCCACTGGAACCACATCCTGATGCCATCCTCCAAGAAAGTGCTGATGAGGCAGAGGTGAGCCAGATGAGGTAGGTAGTGCTTTGTCACACGCAAGaactgaggaggaagagaaggaggaacagCTTTAGAGAACAGCACTGCCAAATTACAACTGATATCACACCTGCCTAGCCTTTATACCACCTTCAGTCAGATCATCTTTGGGTACTTCTTATAACATGGTGAGAAGGGGACTTCACAACATACAGCGACTAGATAGCAAGAGTATTTACCCCAATTTATAGCTGGGGAAACAGAATCTTGACACTGATGTTATATCacaaaagtaaaaggtaaagtgtgccgtcaagttgtttttgactcctggcacccacagagccttgtggttgtctttggtagaatacaggaggggtttaccattgcctcctcccgcgcagactgagatgatgcctttcagcatcttcctatatcgctgctgcccggtatagtagcagtggggattcaaaccagcaactttctgcttgttagtcaagcatttctccactgcaccacttaactGCTGCTAAAGTCAGGAGTAGCTCACCCCTATAACTCAGCTTTCAGACACTTTGCTGAATGAAACAAGTATAAAAGAGGTAAGAGACTCCATAAGGTAGGAGACTACCTGATGGATCATGGATGAGGTTACTATTCAATCTATTTCTTTGTGATATCAGCAGATCAAAAAATCCTAGTAAAACCTGCTCCTTCATGTGTTAATCTATCCTTCTTGCAGTTAGACCACCCTCTGCTCTCTTCCCCATCCAGATTGTGTACCCAAGATGAAATGACAGAATAGATGGCTCTCCCATTAACCATCAGGCCACCTTGTTTTTGGACTTTCCATATGAGTGTCAAATGATTTTGAATGTGCTGCTTCTGGCCATACATAGCATAGTGGCAAAGAGACTGAGTTGTAAATCGGGTCTAGGTGGTCATGGGCAtcccctctcagcctcagctctccagctgcaaTACAGGGTTGAGAATACTTACTTTCCTTACAACATAGTTGTGAGGATTACATTGATAAAccatgtgaagcactttgcacattCAAAAAAACATGGCATATGCTAATTATGAGTGATCAGCATGTCACtatctcagagggttgttgtgacaaaTAAGAATTGCAACGCACTCTGTACACTGAAAACAGAAGTTATGAAGAAGTACAACATGGAAGGCTCTACTCTTAGGATGAGGTGAAAGGAAAGGTAATTCTATCATCAGCATCACTTTCCTCTAGTGATGGGCACCGTCCATCTCTATCATGGTGCAGCACCAAATGAAGGGCTATGAGATCTTACACACTGTGAATAAGGCAGAATAAATAGTAAAGTCTAAACGAAAACTACTGACTAAACtcctaaaatagtttttgaacatAATTGTAGGAGCTTTTCTGCAGCAGAGATATGGCTTTCAAACAGACCTGCTTATGCCCATCCAGGTAATACAGACAAAAACACAGCTCTTTTGTTAGGGTGAACAGGACTTATGATAGCCCTGTGTACTTCCAAGACAATCCACTTCATCTTAACCTAGTTGTATTTCTGGTTCAAGATAGCTGAATGCCAAAATAAACTCTTTAGTGTCAAAAGCATTTGACCCAAAAGCATTAGGAAAGACAGCATTTACAGGACCATGAATACACCACACTGCTCGGATTTCTATAATACTTTCCACCTAGGACTCATTGATAAAGTCTGAATAGATTTCAAACAACTGCAGATATCATTTACACAAAAATCCTCATTTCCAGAAGTCAACTTGACTACTTTAAGCAGCTGTATAGGCTCAGACAAAAGAACGGAACCAGATTTGCTTCCTCACATATCCCCTCATAATTAGAACAATCTGTGGGGTCTTGTTAGAATCATGAGGTATCACTTTGTGCAAAGGTAAAGCATCACAAGGCTAAGTCATGTTCCCTAACACTGCACCTAAGCTCTCATTTGCTGGTTTAGCAGGACCTTGGGTCAGGTTGCTTCTAGCCCTCATAGTAATGGAGGCAAGCTTCAAAAGCAATGTCAGTGTCTATTACAGGGTTAAGTAATAGGTTTTTGTTTCAAGTCACAACTTCTATACTCAAGTCACGGATTTTGTTTTTTTAGAGATGATACAGGGTTTGCCATATTTGATATTGATTTCAGAATAAGAATACAAAAACCATGCATAACAGATGCCGCCTTAAGAGAGAtattctctcttctcccacacgtAGGAGAGAATGCATCTTCTAAGATGATCCCTGACTCAGTGTGTACAAGTGTAACTGAACCTCAAAGAAGTAGGCTTTCTTCATCACAACAATTATTTCTTCATTTGTGAATTTCTTTAATTGACTGTTACCTCTCAGTAATATAAAATGCAAAGTTCAAAAGCAACTTCATATGTCACGAGCATGGAGAACAGAAACCATGAGTCAGTTATGCTTCTGCAGGCAATCCACAACATCAGGAAGTTGCTCTTAGTGATGTCTACCTGTCATTTGGTTCGGTACTAGTCATCAATAACTACTCTAAGCATGACCTAAACTTGCAAGTTAGCATTTGTAGGGCTCTAGTTTAGAATTGATTGTGATAGCTAAGGCTGCAAACTTATCTGGAAGTAAGATGTATCATGGACACAAATCAAGCTTGTTTCCAAGCAAATATGCTTACAGacagactgcaatcctaaacacttactttgggagtaagcctcaaTTAATTCGAAGGGATCAACTTCTAAAACCTATATATAGGATCATGTTGCCTACCAATAGGCCTCTCTTATACTATCATGTTTAGATCTGTGTGTTACTTCAAGTATCAATTGGACACTCTCTCCTCCATAAGTTATGACTGATTACATTCACCAAAATGATTACATCTTTTTCACTTCTGAAGTACCTTTTGGTCTATGTTATAAAGAGGCTCTTGAATGAAATGTAAAGAAAAAATTCTGATGGTAAGGAGCCGATAAATCACATTTATAATACAAATGCATACATTAAAATCACATCTTGACATTCCAGATTGATGGAGCTGTCATCACCTTGCTTGAATCTTATTCAGAATCACTGGCATAAATTATATCCCCAATCCGTCCTACATATAACACTGAACTGGGGGAAATCCATTCTTTTATTCCTCTATATGCCATTATAATTGCAAATATGGAAGGAGTGGTTGAAATACAGTAGGGAGCTTAACTGCAAATACAGTACATACCCAGGATTATTTGGTGAATGTTAAGATAGGCAGAACACTTTAAGCAGTGTGCCTTTGGGCCAATTCACAACACTACTGTGTACTAAAATTGCTTCCACTCAGATCTTGTACTCTATACAGGAACCATACCAGAAAAGACTGCTGGGGTGTGTGCCCAACCTTGTGGAAGTGGCTCCCATACTTAAATGGTAAAATGTGAGAGTGGCTtgggtaaggtaaaggtaaagtgtgctttcgagttgatgtcgactcctgccaaccacagcgccctgtggttttctttggtggaatacagaaggggtttaccattgcctactccctcacagtatgagatgatgccctacagcatcttcctatatcgctgctgcccgatataggcgtttcccataatctggggaacataccagcggggatttgaactggcaacctttggattgctagtcaagtcatttccccactgcgccattaggtggcaggtaGTCACGTTCAAAAGAGTGATAAAGGTCTTGATTTTTACATGCTCAGGATCAAATGTGGATTTAAGGTGGCTACATAACTAGATTATGCTACAGATTTCTTAATACAAAGCCCAGGACTGTGATTTTGTGTATATTATCTGATCTAGCATTAAAGGTTCCCAGTCACAGGCAATGTTTGAAACTGACTGGGGACCAAAATAAAAAGCATTTACAGAGAGGAGCTCTCTGTTTCTCCGAAAGCTGATGCTTTTCTCAGCACAGATTAGACTAGACTTTAACAGCTCTTGAGGGGTAACCACAGCAGCCAAGAGAGAAAAGAAGCTGTGAACCGAGTCCTTGGTTCAAGTCTCACCTTTCCCATGAGTTCAATAGGAAGGCAAGCCACTGTTCACCCAACCTCATCCTCTCCCCATCTGTTAAACAATCGGGGCCTGATAGTGTATGTGCTGCACTCTCAGCACAACTGAGCACTAATAGGATTGCTTATTACTGAATCGTCAGTACTATTTGACACCATAAGGCCCTTTTAACTTCATTATCCCTGGCTGATGTTCCTCATC
Above is a window of Hemicordylus capensis ecotype Gifberg chromosome 2, rHemCap1.1.pri, whole genome shotgun sequence DNA encoding:
- the LOC128347367 gene encoding surfeit locus protein 4-like isoform X2 — its product is MEWAGSFLRVTKHYLPHLAHLCLISTFLEDGIRMWFQWNEQRDYINMSWGSGIFLATLFVLINMCGQLVGCVLVLARKFVPYACFGLFGIIFMQTIAYSILWDLKFLMRNLALGGGLLLLLAESRSEGKSMFAGVPTIDDISPRQYMQLGGRLLLVLMFMTLLHFELGAFTIFQDIFGMALIILVAIGFKTKLAALTLVTWLFTINMIQNAFWDIPTTRPLHDFLKYDFFQTMSVIGGLLLVVALGPGGVSMDEHKKKW
- the LOC128347367 gene encoding surfeit locus protein 4-like isoform X3, encoding MWFQWNEQRDYINMSWGSGIFLATLFVLINMCGQLVGCVLVLARKFVPYACFGLFGIIFMQTIAYSILWDLKFLMRNLALGGGLLLLLAESRSEGKSMFAGVPTIDDISPRQYMQLGGRLLLVLMFMTLLHFELGAFTIFQDIFGMALIILVAIGFKTKLAALTLVTWLFTINMIQNAFWDIPTTRPLHDFLKYDFFQTMSVIGGLLLVVALGPGGVSMDEHKKKW
- the LOC128347367 gene encoding surfeit locus protein 4-like isoform X1, with protein sequence MAPSGDLMGAAEDVADQFLRVTKHYLPHLAHLCLISTFLEDGIRMWFQWNEQRDYINMSWGSGIFLATLFVLINMCGQLVGCVLVLARKFVPYACFGLFGIIFMQTIAYSILWDLKFLMRNLALGGGLLLLLAESRSEGKSMFAGVPTIDDISPRQYMQLGGRLLLVLMFMTLLHFELGAFTIFQDIFGMALIILVAIGFKTKLAALTLVTWLFTINMIQNAFWDIPTTRPLHDFLKYDFFQTMSVIGGLLLVVALGPGGVSMDEHKKKW